A window of Gossypium hirsutum isolate 1008001.06 chromosome D13, Gossypium_hirsutum_v2.1, whole genome shotgun sequence genomic DNA:
cattgatgtcagatatcattttgttcgggaacatgttacgcaaggtgacattgttatcagcaaggttgctaccgagaagaatcctgcagatatgttaactaaggtgatccctgcatataagttcaagcattgcttggacttgataggtattcgggattgattagcgccagagaggcgtttggaagaggtgatccagttcgaggaattcactatgatgttcagcttggtaaatttcaagccaaggtggagatttgttaagaaatggcttaaaattggtagtggattgttgttgttggtagtgggttgttggtggtagtggattagtggatggttgttggtgtccattttcaaccacaaatctttgccaaagttttggacaattatgtccttgaactctcttataaatagagaggttcattagccatattcatcatcccaaaccaagagagagcaaagcttgttctttgaaagctaggattttagctttcggattttctataggggttgagagttgtgaggttctcgggttgtgtcttgagtgtaaaacacttgtaatcttcatcttgttatagtgaaatttcttttcgcctctgcccgtggacgtaggcattaaagccgaaccacgtaaatccttgtgttcactttatttttcgtttcggtcaatttacttgtagtcatatctgagttctcgaatcgatcctttccgcaacagaTACAAGGACAGAAGAGAGGAAACAGAACAAAATCAAATCGTGACCGACCAAAAGATGAGTGTGTCGATGACAGAAAGTTCGAAACATAAACAGCACCACTAGTTCCTACAGGAACTAGACAGCAGAACTATATGAAACAATGTATTCACATTGAAGTTTCGGAGAGATGCCACGTACAAGCCATGTTGCCATTAACTCATATGCTCTTTGTGTCAAATGAGCTCCATCCCAACTAAGCCGTTCATTAGGGTTTTCGCATACCGGTACTTTTGGATCTCCGCACCAACTTGATAAGCCAGAATTGTAGTCCCCAATTCCGCAGCAAGCTTTTTGCAATGATGTTGGATCAAAACCTGATGAGATTTTTCGAAAACTCAGAACATGACTAGAACCATTCACAGTACGATCTCATAAACTTCTGGATGCAAATAAATCAGACTTACCAAGCAGATCAGCTTTGCTCAAAAGCCACAGGAATGCATTGTAGTAGCAACCGTAGACAACGATTACATCTTGATGTTTTTCTTTTAGCTCAGCAATAGCTTGTTGAAGAAGATGACTATGATAGATTGAAAAATTATTCAACtcctttaaaattatatattttaattttagcctaaaaaaaaaaaaatcttgactTGGTCCCTTTCGggcaaattacacataaaagcattatttttttaaaatttacggaAATaagcccggtattttattatttactggaATGAGTCATTTTCCCCAAAATCGCGTCTACgttagcgcgatgtcaggggagtCAGCAAATCGCgcctcaaaaaaaaaatcttgactTGGTCCCTTTCGggcaaattacacataaaagccttattttttttaaatttaccgaaataggcccggtatttattatttaccggaatgggctatttttcccaaaattgcTTCTACATTAGCGCGATGTCAAGGGACGTCAGAaaatcgcgtcctcgtaggcacaatttgctgacgtggaagcaaatcgcgctaacgtggacgcgatttgcgcCGCACGTGAACAGTACCCTCCGGTCAAAAAATTGAccgtttatgttttttagcttggaaaactttgaaatgccataacttttcgctcggttgttcgattgagatgattttttttatttcgaataacttttcgagatctacgcgctgacgGTTGAGACGATTGAGGCGGTTTGCCGCagttttcgtcgaaaaagatccttttttacctctaaatttttatttttttcggtttaaaattaaattttgaaacattcaaatcattattttccttgtttatttgaagtaaacaccggattttttttacaaaattattgtattattttttctgatttgacacgtgtatggaataggtccgataaatcattaaaacgtaagtaatataattaagataataacagtatttttataatatgttaattaattagtttagcttagttggttaaTATGCTTGCTTTTTTCCTTTAGTAccttggttcaaatcttgttggtaataattttgaatcttttttgtacttgttgcatttatttttttaatcaattaactcttcaatattacattaatatatattattagtacaataaTATAGACAGATTGACAATTTGAGCTacaatattatgaatattaaCTACAATACATAATTTGAGCTACATATTACAGTAATACATATtgggcaaaataccaaaaaaccctatttttttaaaatttaccgaaatgggcccgatattttattatttatcgaaatgggtcattttccccgaaatcgcgtccacgtcagcgcgatgtcatgGGACGTGTCAGAaaatcgcgtcctcgtaggcACGATTTGTGTTCACAtaagcaaagcgcgctgacgtggacgcgattttctAACACGTCCCCTGatatcgcgctgacgtggacgcgatttaagggaaaatggcctattccggtaaataataaaataccgggtccatttcggtaaatttaaaaaaatagggttTTTTTGGTATTTTACTCGTCCCTTTCGCATACCTACTCTAagaccaaaaaaaaatcattttatttaagctttttgtttattaataattttttttcaatgtgATTcattaaatacaattaaaaatatttggaAGAGAAATCTAGTCGTAGACTAGATAGTTAAGATAATATCTAACAGAGAGGTCGATGTTCGAGTGTTTGTTGAAGTTCTTACGtaacttttaacaattttactgataacactctagaatacgtatttttatatattaattatgtatttattctaagAATGAtgctactaatttgagctatttatgatcttttatctcataaggactaaatttgaggtaaaaacaaaattaatggcCAAGAACGTGAATTTAGAGATACAATAGGCCAATGTGCTACACAAGAAAAAGTTGTTGCCAAAAGTGCAAGTgtggaggacacaagggttgagatgcaaaaagaagagattttattctatcagactctattttaattatattaggataattaatattaagataattattaaagattatttaattttaggatttaattttatttatctttatttatctttaattaaatgtatttatcgtTTGGcaatttaagtaggattagactatctcccctagcactataaataggggtgaAGTGAGTCAAAAGAGGATCCATCTTttttgtaaacactctctcctcaaaagtctaggcttttgttcttctcatatttcatttaaataaaatctcaatttttatttattttcttttctaccacaatcatgagccactaaacctatctagccaaaggttgtcgaaAATCTCCAAAATAGTTTATGAGGCTTAGAATTCGTACTTAGCTTTCTCAATGAGTGTTCATCGTTTCTCTGCACTACGAGACTGACGCTTTCGTCgatgtcccttaagaagtaagcttttcaatgTATGCAAAGGTGgccactttgtatgttttgggaaagTTGCACAGTCGGTTTGTAAAATAGGGTAAAGCACCAAAAATAGGAACAATAAAGCGATAGCATCCTATACCAAACCCCAAGAAACAATCAAAGGAAGCTACAATGGGAATGGAAAACTTTAGGTTATACTTTGAATTGTAGAAAATACATCTTATATTCCGTATTGGATTGTAGAAAATAATGATACAAGGACAGAAGAGAGGAAACAGATCAAAATCAAATTGTGAccatgtgacaacccaaattagaccctggtcggaatgtggtttcgagaccacattaccgagccaaaaatttattttcgtgttttaattgcataaattgttgtgtgacagtgaatgcatgagaaattaaatgcttaatattagcattaggattgtgaattcattcaaaaaggacctagttgacgaagttaggaaagatgatagatgaattataaggattaattaataataggttgaggaagcatggttttgcatgtcaatttgcccataaaatttatggtggccggccaaggagtgataatgctccactcattctaatttaaaatgtttctttggtgaacaaatgatgggattaataatagaaaagggaacaaaaaaaaaatgggtgtcatacttgccatcacctagccgaaaaaccaagaaaaaagaaggggagaaaggaacttgggagggattcggccattgcttgcctagggagagtgtttgatgttgtggcatgaaaaatgagggagtttgaatgcttaataaggagggaagaaggagtgttcatattttctttcttttgcaattgttctaactagaggaagaagaggaagcaagattcggccaaggtggtcctttagaccaaggtatgttcaatgatattttggaagcttaccctacctttggggtgatgagtctagattctatctattccatggttgggtttggggttgttggagagttaggattcggctaaggagtttaaaaataaaagctagttgataccttgatgctattagcatgctagttatatggttgtgttaagttgcttgttatgttagcatgaaagttgaaaattgttaagctattttgttggaggtgccgaacttaggactaggaagagaatgagtattcggctaacatagtggaaaggtggtgttgccgattgctagatttagactaggggagtggctgtaatgggcattaagatgtgggacttaagaaatgtagttatatgtggacttacatgatgttacaaatagatgtgaaaatatgctagattaggaaaactcgattaagtgttcatgagatgaaattaggtgtttaaatgatgttatagttgacattgtacatgtatacatgcatttcggccatggtctttgcttgaatttgagatttgtaatgtgattttcctaaattgtctatgaatttttggttgttgattccatggtaatggtatattgaatccatgaaaatttagtaaggttgcattcggcaacttgcttggaattaaaaattgatgtctaagcttaggtgatttcgatgatgatatatatatattcataagtatatttagttgattcggctttggtagttgcatgaggctattggccgaatatactaacatacatatacatgtgaaattggattgtaaatatttagcaaggtggttaaactagttaaattattgatttagctcaaggagttaaaggaggtgaatcgagcaaaggcaaagaaaaggttatcgagtagccgagttggaaccgtcttacccaacacgaggtaagtcattaagcatgtagttggtattgttttaaatggtcataatgtttatgtattgatgctgaatggaatgaataaatatacatatatatatgcatgtacgtatgtgatgatgaaattgttgaatgaaaagaaaagaggtaagatgtactgagttgttgatctcggcactaaacgtgcgggtataaccatttgtgaccatgagattggcgctaagtgcgcgggagtaaattgtacagcactaagtgtgcgatttgactatgttgcactaagtgtgcgaaatgaatatgatgcactaagtgtgcgaattgaccatgcggcactaagtgtgcgagtctaactatgtagcactaagtgtgcgatttgattacgtagcactaagtgtgcgagttgattatatagcactgagtgtgcgggctcaatatacattcgtgaatcattatggacactatgtgtgcgacactattgagtcgatcgcggacagcggatcgggtaagtgtcttgagtacatggctaataggtgctatgcttatacttggtgttgagctcggtaagttgaacctatgtgacaaatatacttgaagtcacgtacataaaatttatcatagaatgggtgaaaggccgtttagttgtatgtttgtaacgaaaataaaatgatttatgaaaatgcctcgaatatcctattgatgagtatgtggattgtgaatgcataaattggtatgaaattgaatcgataggttggaggaactatggtatggttcggtatggatggagtaaattgtctcattccattttgtttcctcttgtgataatgttattgatgtatagtagtgcattgcttatgacttactgagttataaactcacccggtgtttccttgtcacccattataggttgcttggactcatctatttttgcggggtcgggccgtcatcgaagtcatcacaccggatagcaagttttggtactttcttcttagtgtgtttagaagatcattttggcatgtataagctagtacgttgtgtttgaattatggcatgtaaactttaagccatgcgaaaatggcacgaatgttcgattgaattggatcaagggtaggcatgaaatggacctagttactttcgtaacagatgctggcagcagcagtgtcatgagattgaaaaatcactaaaaatagtaggagtggaattaattgatgaataaattatgtaatcgaagctcgatgagtctgctttcatgaggaagtaacgaaaagatcatatgggcagtatattaagagataatcagatttttgtgggacagggccagaacggtttctggattccctgctccgactttggaatttcattaaaaattaaccagagataattaggggtcgtaccatatatgtacagattcctctctgagtctagttttcatagaaacaaacggcaacagtatttaagccctgtgcagggagatatccaagtcgtaatgggcaaaggtcagtgtagtcgacccctgcaacttgggggactttgactaataaactgtactaattggcccaaccaaaaattctataaaaaaatacatagatgggcacatgagtctagtttctgggaaaaattacgaaactgattttcgagttacgaaactcaagatatgatttttaaaacgactagtacacagattgggcagtgtctggaaaataaattttgtaagaggttaaagccagttaacacctcgtgttcgactccggtgtcggtttcgggttcggggtgttacagaccaACCAAAAGATGAGTGTGTCGATGACAGAAAGTTCGAAACATAAACAGCCCCACTAATTCCTACAGGAACTAGACAGCAGAACTATATGAAACAATGTATTCTCATTGAAGTTTCGGATAGATGTCACGTACAAGCCATGTTGCCATTAACTCATATGCTCTTTGTGTCAAATGAACTCCATCCCAACTAAGCCGTTCATTAGGGTTTTCGCATACCGGTACTTTTGGATCTCCGCACCAACTTGATAAGCCATAATTGTAGTCTCCCCCAATTCCGCAGCAAGCCTTTTGCAATGATATTGGATCAAAACCTAATGAG
This region includes:
- the LOC121225455 gene encoding GDSL esterase/lipase At5g03980-like; translated protein: MVPERVIGYGATRLVVPGNFPIGCFPVYLTKYQTNDSTAYDELHCLKELNNFSIYHNYLLQQAIAELKEEHPDETVVYGDYYNAFLWLLSEADLLGFDPISLQKACCGIGGDYNYGLSSWCGDPKVPVCENPNERLSWDGVHLTQRAYELMATWLVLIQHHCKKLAAELGTTILAYQVGAEIQKYRYAKTLMNGLVGMELI